One Citrobacter amalonaticus genomic window carries:
- the prpE gene encoding propionate--CoA ligase codes for MSFSEFYQRSVTQPESFWAEQARRIDWQQPFTRTLDHSHPPFARWFCGGTTNLCHNAIDRWLEKQPDALALIAVSSETEEERTFTFRQLYDEVNVVASMLQSLGVQRGDRVLVYMPMIAEAHITLLACARIGAIHSVVFGGFASHSVAARIDDAKPVLIVSADAGARGGKVLPYKKLLDDAIDQAQHQPKQVLLVDRGLAKMARVTGRDLDFATLRQQHLGATVPVTWLESNETSCILYTSGTTGKPKGVQRDVGGYAVALATSMETIFGGKAGGVFFCASDIGWVVGHSYIVYAPLLAGMATIVYEGLPTYPDCGVWWKIVEKYQVNRMFSAPTAIRVLKKFPTAQIRNHDLSSLEVLYLAGEPLDEPTASWVTETLGVPVVDNYWQTESGWPIMALARALDDRPSRLGSPGVPMYGYNVQLLNETTGEPCGANEKGMVVIEGPLPPGCIQTIWGDDARFVNTYWSLFERQVYATFDWGIRDADGYYFILGRTDDVINVAGHRLGTREIEESISSYPNVAEVAVVGVKDALKGQVAVAFVIPKQSDSLEDSDVAHSEEKAIMALVDSQIGNFGRPAHVWFVSQLPKTRSGKMLRRTIQAICEGRDPGDLTTLDDPAALQQIRQVIEE; via the coding sequence ATGTCTTTTAGCGAATTTTATCAGCGTTCTGTTACGCAACCGGAATCATTCTGGGCCGAACAGGCCCGGCGCATCGACTGGCAGCAGCCGTTTACCCGCACGCTGGATCACAGCCATCCGCCGTTTGCCCGTTGGTTTTGCGGCGGTACGACCAATCTGTGTCATAACGCCATTGACCGCTGGCTGGAGAAACAACCGGATGCGCTGGCGCTGATCGCTGTCTCATCCGAGACCGAAGAGGAGCGCACCTTTACCTTCCGTCAGCTATATGACGAAGTGAACGTGGTGGCGTCGATGCTGCAATCGCTCGGTGTGCAGCGCGGCGATCGGGTGCTGGTGTACATGCCGATGATCGCCGAGGCGCATATCACGCTGCTGGCCTGCGCGCGGATTGGCGCGATCCACTCGGTGGTGTTCGGCGGTTTTGCTTCGCACAGCGTGGCGGCGCGCATCGATGACGCGAAGCCGGTGCTGATCGTCTCCGCCGATGCGGGGGCGCGCGGCGGTAAAGTGTTGCCCTACAAAAAGCTGCTCGATGATGCGATCGATCAGGCGCAACATCAGCCGAAACAGGTGCTGCTGGTGGATCGCGGACTGGCGAAAATGGCGCGCGTGACCGGTCGCGATCTCGACTTTGCGACTTTGCGCCAGCAGCATCTCGGCGCCACGGTGCCGGTGACGTGGCTGGAATCCAATGAAACGTCCTGCATTCTTTATACCTCCGGCACCACCGGCAAACCTAAAGGCGTGCAGCGTGACGTCGGCGGCTATGCCGTAGCGCTGGCGACCTCCATGGAGACCATTTTTGGCGGTAAAGCGGGTGGCGTGTTCTTCTGCGCGTCGGATATCGGTTGGGTCGTCGGACATTCCTATATTGTCTACGCGCCGCTACTGGCGGGGATGGCAACCATTGTGTATGAAGGGCTGCCGACCTATCCGGACTGCGGCGTGTGGTGGAAAATCGTCGAGAAATATCAGGTCAACCGCATGTTCTCGGCACCGACCGCCATTCGCGTGCTGAAAAAATTCCCGACCGCGCAGATCCGCAATCACGATCTCTCCTCGCTGGAGGTGCTCTATCTGGCCGGCGAGCCGCTGGATGAACCGACCGCAAGCTGGGTAACCGAAACGCTGGGCGTGCCGGTTGTCGATAACTACTGGCAGACCGAATCCGGTTGGCCGATTATGGCGCTGGCCCGAGCGCTGGATGACCGTCCGTCACGCCTGGGCAGTCCCGGCGTGCCAATGTATGGCTATAACGTGCAGTTGCTCAATGAGACGACCGGCGAACCCTGCGGCGCCAACGAGAAGGGGATGGTGGTCATCGAAGGGCCGCTGCCGCCCGGCTGTATTCAGACCATCTGGGGCGACGACGCACGGTTTGTGAATACCTATTGGTCGCTGTTCGAGCGTCAGGTGTACGCCACGTTTGACTGGGGGATCCGCGACGCCGATGGTTACTACTTCATTCTTGGTCGTACGGATGATGTGATTAACGTCGCCGGGCACCGGCTGGGCACGCGGGAAATCGAGGAGAGTATCTCCAGTTACCCGAACGTGGCGGAAGTGGCGGTGGTCGGAGTGAAAGATGCGCTGAAAGGGCAGGTGGCGGTGGCGTTTGTCATTCCCAAACAGAGCGATAGCCTTGAGGACAGCGACGTGGCGCATTCGGAAGAGAAGGCGATTATGGCGCTGGTAGACAGCCAGATTGGCAATTTTGGTCGTCCTGCCCACGTCTGGTTTGTTTCACAACTGCCGAAAACCCGTTCCGGCAAAATGCTCCGCCGCACGATCCAGGCCATTTGCGAAGGCCGCGATCCGGGCGATCTCACCACGCTTGACGATCCGGCGGCGCTGCAGCAAATCCGCCAGGTCATCGAGGAGTAA
- the lacA gene encoding galactoside O-acetyltransferase, producing MNVSMRDRIKAGKLFTDMCEGLPEERLRGKTLMYEFNHSRPCETEKREKLIREMFGSVGENAWIEPPIYFSYGTHIHVGDNFYANFNFTIVDDYTVTIGHNVLIAPNVTISVTGHPIHHELRKSGEMFSFPVTIGNNVWIGSNVVINPGITIGDNSVIGAGSVVTKDIPSDVVAVGNPCRVIRTINERDKEYYFKNYKVEPSA from the coding sequence ATGAACGTTTCGATGAGAGACAGAATAAAAGCCGGAAAACTGTTTACCGATATGTGCGAAGGTCTGCCAGAAGAGAGGCTGCGCGGTAAAACGCTAATGTATGAATTCAATCACTCACGACCCTGCGAGACTGAAAAGAGGGAAAAACTGATTCGCGAAATGTTTGGCTCGGTGGGGGAAAACGCGTGGATAGAGCCACCGATCTATTTCTCTTACGGTACCCATATTCATGTAGGCGATAATTTTTACGCGAATTTTAACTTTACCATTGTGGATGATTACACGGTCACGATTGGCCATAACGTCCTGATTGCCCCCAACGTCACAATCTCTGTAACAGGGCACCCCATTCACCATGAATTGAGGAAATCGGGGGAAATGTTTTCTTTCCCGGTAACCATAGGTAATAACGTCTGGATTGGCAGCAATGTGGTGATCAATCCCGGTATAACGATTGGCGATAATTCGGTTATTGGCGCAGGGAGCGTCGTCACAAAAGACATTCCATCCGATGTGGTTGCCGTGGGAAATCCTTGTCGGGTGATCAGAACCATTAATGAAAGAGATAAAGAATATTATTTTAAAAATTATAAAGTTGAGCCGTCAGCTTAA
- a CDS encoding MFS transporter — translation MHYLKNTNFWMFGFFFFFYFFIMGAYFPFFPIWLHDINHISKGDTGVIFACISLFSLLFQPIFGLLSDKLGLRKHLLWIITGMLVIFAPFFIYVFGPLLQFNILLGSIVGGIYLGFIYNAGAPAIEAYIEKASRRSHFEFGRARMFGCVGWALCASIAGIMFTINNQFVFWLGSGCAVILAILLFFSKADAPSSATVADAVGANQSAFSLKLALELFKQPKLWFLSLYVVGVSCTYDVFDQQFANFFTSFFATGEQGTRVFGYVTTLGELLNASIMFFAPLIVNRIGGKNALLLAGTIMSVRIIGSSFATSALEVVILKTLHMFEIPFLIVGCFKYITSQFEVRFSATIYLVCFCFFKQLAMIFMSVFAGNMYESVGFQGAYLVLGLIALSFTLISVFTLSGPGPFSRVFTPAGKQV, via the coding sequence ATGCATTATTTGAAAAATACTAATTTCTGGATGTTTGGCTTTTTCTTCTTCTTTTATTTTTTCATTATGGGAGCCTACTTCCCGTTTTTCCCGATCTGGTTACACGATATCAACCACATCAGCAAAGGCGATACCGGCGTTATTTTCGCCTGCATCTCCCTGTTTTCCCTGTTGTTCCAGCCAATCTTCGGCCTGCTCTCTGATAAACTCGGCCTGCGTAAACATCTGCTGTGGATCATTACCGGGATGCTGGTAATATTCGCGCCCTTCTTTATTTACGTTTTTGGTCCGTTACTCCAGTTCAATATATTACTCGGCTCGATCGTCGGCGGGATTTATCTCGGTTTTATCTACAACGCCGGGGCTCCCGCCATTGAGGCTTATATTGAAAAAGCCAGCCGCCGTAGCCATTTTGAATTTGGTCGCGCCCGTATGTTTGGCTGTGTCGGTTGGGCGCTGTGCGCCTCAATCGCCGGGATTATGTTCACCATTAATAACCAGTTTGTTTTTTGGTTGGGTTCCGGCTGTGCGGTGATTCTGGCGATTCTGCTGTTCTTCTCAAAAGCGGATGCCCCCTCTTCTGCAACGGTTGCCGATGCGGTCGGTGCCAACCAGTCCGCCTTCAGCCTGAAGCTGGCGCTGGAGCTGTTTAAGCAGCCAAAGCTGTGGTTCCTTTCGCTCTACGTGGTCGGCGTCTCCTGTACTTACGATGTGTTTGACCAACAGTTTGCCAACTTCTTCACCTCATTCTTTGCGACGGGCGAACAAGGTACACGCGTTTTTGGCTACGTCACCACCCTGGGAGAACTGCTGAACGCCTCCATCATGTTCTTTGCACCGCTGATCGTGAACCGGATTGGCGGAAAGAACGCGCTGCTGCTGGCGGGGACCATTATGTCCGTGCGGATCATCGGCTCCTCATTCGCCACCAGCGCGCTGGAAGTCGTCATCCTGAAAACGCTGCATATGTTTGAGATCCCCTTCCTGATTGTCGGCTGTTTCAAATACATCACCAGCCAGTTTGAGGTGCGTTTCTCTGCCACGATTTATCTGGTGTGCTTCTGCTTCTTTAAACAGTTGGCGATGATTTTCATGTCCGTCTTTGCCGGCAACATGTATGAAAGCGTCGGTTTCCAGGGGGCGTATCTGGTTCTGGGGCTGATTGCACTGAGCTTTACGCTTATTTCGGTCTTTACCCTGAGTGGACCGGGGCCATTTTCCCGCGTGTTCACACCAGCAGGTAAACAAGTTTGA
- a CDS encoding beta-galactosidase — MTFTTDSLAAVLARRDWENPGVTQLNRLEAHPPFASWRNATDARNNTSSSSVRSLNGAWKFSWFASPEAVPESWRLGDLDDADTIAVPSNWQMLGYDAPIYTNVTYPIPVNPPYVPHENATGCYSLTFTVSEAERRDGQTRIIFDGVNSAFHLWCNGRWVGYGQDSRLPSEFDLSEFLVSGENRLAVMVLRWSDGSYLEDQDMWRMSGIFRDVSLLNKPATQISDLRITTHLNEDFSQAIFAAEVRMRGECCDSLRVTVQLWDGDVLTGESTAPFGSEIIDERGAYGDRTTLRLNVDQPSLWSAETPHLYRAVVQLHTADGTLIEAEACDVGFRQVCIENGLLLLNGKPLLIRGTNRHEHHPENGQVMDEETMVQDIILMKQNNFNAVRCSHYPNHPRWYTLCDRYGLYVVDEANIETHGMVPMNRLTDDPTWLPAMSQRVTRMVQRDRNHPSIIIWSLGNESGHGVNHDALYRWLKSEDPSRPVQYEGGGADTAATDIICPMYARVDQDQPFPAVPKWSIKKWLSLPGEQRPLILCEYAHAMGNSLGGFAKYWQAFRQYPRLQGGFVWDWVDQSLIKYDDEGNPWSAYGGDFGDTPNDRQFCMDGLVFADRTPHPSLFEAKHAQQFFQFTLRPGAQRQIEVTSEYLFRHSDNEILHWTLTLDGNPIATGEVTLDIAPQGRQLITLPEIAQPDAAGQLWLTVRVEQLQATAWSPAGHVSAWHQWPLEEKLNVLCSPRASTAPQLSVSDAAFHVALRTTRWEFCRQQGTLTQYWIGDEAQLLTPLHDQFTRAPLDNDIGVSESTRIDPNAWVERWKAAGHYQLQPVLLQCDAHALADAVQIATAHAWQYQGETLFISRKTWRIDGHGEMQITVDVDVASGTPHPARIGLTCQLAQEAERVNWLGLGPHENYPDRLSSACFDRWDLSLDEMYTPYVFPSENGLRCGTRELKYGTHVWRGDFQFNISRYSQKQLMETSHRHLLQPEAGTWLNLDGFHMGVGGDDSWSPSVSPEYQLSAGRYHFQIVWGQK; from the coding sequence ATGACATTCACTACGGATTCACTCGCCGCCGTACTGGCCCGACGCGACTGGGAAAATCCCGGCGTCACGCAGCTTAACCGTCTGGAGGCGCATCCTCCTTTTGCCAGTTGGCGCAACGCGACTGATGCGCGTAACAATACCTCCTCATCCTCTGTTCGCAGTCTGAACGGCGCGTGGAAATTCAGCTGGTTCGCCTCGCCGGAAGCCGTGCCGGAAAGTTGGCGTCTGGGCGATCTGGATGATGCCGATACGATCGCGGTGCCATCCAACTGGCAGATGCTCGGCTATGATGCGCCCATTTATACCAACGTGACCTATCCGATCCCGGTGAATCCGCCGTATGTGCCGCATGAAAATGCGACAGGATGTTACTCGCTCACATTTACTGTCAGCGAAGCCGAACGCCGCGATGGACAGACACGAATTATCTTTGATGGTGTGAATTCCGCTTTTCATCTCTGGTGCAACGGACGCTGGGTGGGCTACGGTCAGGACAGTCGTCTGCCATCTGAATTTGATCTCAGTGAGTTTCTGGTCAGCGGTGAGAACCGTCTGGCGGTGATGGTGCTGCGCTGGAGCGACGGCAGCTATCTGGAAGACCAGGATATGTGGCGAATGAGTGGCATCTTCCGCGATGTCTCCTTGTTAAACAAACCCGCCACGCAAATCAGCGATTTGCGCATCACCACCCACCTCAACGAGGATTTCAGCCAGGCAATATTTGCCGCCGAAGTCAGAATGCGTGGTGAGTGCTGTGACAGCCTGCGAGTGACCGTTCAACTGTGGGATGGCGATGTGCTGACAGGCGAAAGCACCGCCCCTTTTGGCAGCGAGATTATTGATGAGCGCGGTGCCTACGGCGATCGCACGACGCTGCGTCTGAATGTCGATCAGCCTTCACTGTGGAGCGCCGAAACACCGCATCTTTATCGCGCGGTCGTGCAGCTCCATACGGCTGACGGCACGCTGATTGAAGCCGAGGCCTGCGATGTCGGCTTCCGTCAGGTCTGCATTGAAAACGGCCTGCTGTTGTTGAACGGTAAGCCACTGCTGATTCGCGGCACCAACCGTCATGAACATCATCCTGAAAACGGCCAGGTGATGGACGAAGAGACGATGGTGCAGGACATCATTCTGATGAAGCAGAACAACTTTAACGCCGTGCGCTGCTCCCACTATCCGAATCATCCACGGTGGTACACGCTCTGCGATCGCTATGGTCTGTATGTGGTGGATGAGGCCAACATCGAAACCCACGGTATGGTGCCCATGAACCGCCTGACCGACGACCCAACCTGGCTGCCCGCCATGAGCCAGCGCGTGACGCGCATGGTGCAACGCGATCGCAACCATCCGAGCATTATCATCTGGTCGCTGGGGAATGAATCGGGCCACGGCGTCAACCATGACGCGCTGTACCGCTGGCTGAAATCAGAAGATCCGTCACGCCCGGTACAATATGAAGGCGGCGGCGCGGACACGGCGGCAACGGATATTATTTGCCCGATGTATGCGCGCGTCGATCAGGATCAGCCATTCCCGGCCGTGCCGAAGTGGTCAATCAAAAAATGGCTGTCGCTGCCCGGTGAACAACGCCCGTTGATCCTCTGCGAATACGCCCACGCGATGGGAAACAGCCTCGGCGGATTCGCCAAATACTGGCAGGCATTCCGCCAGTACCCGCGCCTGCAGGGCGGCTTCGTCTGGGACTGGGTCGATCAGTCGCTGATTAAATACGATGACGAAGGCAACCCATGGTCCGCGTACGGCGGCGACTTTGGCGACACGCCGAACGATCGCCAGTTCTGTATGGACGGGCTGGTGTTTGCCGATCGCACACCGCATCCGTCGTTGTTTGAGGCGAAACACGCTCAGCAGTTTTTCCAGTTCACGCTGCGACCTGGCGCGCAACGTCAGATTGAGGTCACCAGCGAATATCTGTTCCGCCATAGCGACAACGAGATTCTGCACTGGACCCTTACACTGGATGGCAACCCCATTGCCACCGGGGAGGTCACGCTGGATATCGCGCCGCAGGGTCGTCAGCTCATCACCCTGCCGGAGATTGCACAGCCTGACGCGGCAGGTCAGCTCTGGTTGACGGTGCGCGTGGAACAACTACAGGCAACCGCCTGGTCGCCTGCCGGACATGTCAGCGCCTGGCATCAGTGGCCGCTGGAAGAAAAACTGAATGTCCTCTGCTCACCACGCGCCAGTACGGCGCCACAGCTCAGCGTCAGTGACGCGGCCTTTCACGTGGCACTTCGCACGACGCGTTGGGAATTCTGCCGTCAACAGGGCACGTTAACGCAGTATTGGATTGGCGATGAAGCCCAGTTACTGACGCCACTGCACGATCAATTCACCCGTGCGCCGCTGGATAACGATATTGGCGTCAGCGAATCGACCCGCATTGACCCTAATGCCTGGGTCGAGCGCTGGAAAGCCGCCGGGCATTATCAGCTCCAGCCAGTACTGCTGCAATGCGATGCCCACGCCCTTGCCGACGCGGTACAGATCGCCACCGCGCACGCCTGGCAGTATCAGGGCGAAACCCTGTTTATCAGTCGTAAAACCTGGCGCATCGACGGTCACGGCGAAATGCAGATCACCGTTGATGTTGATGTCGCCAGCGGCACGCCGCATCCGGCGCGTATCGGCCTGACCTGCCAGCTGGCGCAGGAAGCAGAACGGGTGAACTGGCTGGGGCTTGGTCCGCATGAAAACTACCCGGATCGCCTGTCTTCTGCCTGTTTTGACCGCTGGGATTTATCACTGGATGAGATGTATACCCCTTACGTTTTCCCCAGTGAGAACGGCCTGCGCTGCGGTACGCGTGAACTGAAGTACGGTACGCACGTCTGGCGTGGCGACTTCCAGTTCAACATCAGTCGCTACAGCCAAAAGCAACTGATGGAGACCAGCCATCGCCATTTGCTGCAACCCGAAGCCGGCACCTGGCTCAATCTTGATGGTTTCCATATGGGCGTTGGCGGTGATGACTCCTGGAGTCCTTCTGTGTCACCGGAATATCAGCTGAGCGCCGGGCGTTATCACTTCCAGATTGTCTGGGGCCAAAAATAA
- a CDS encoding LacI family DNA-binding transcriptional regulator, translating to MKPVTLYDVADHAGVSYQTVSRVVNQASHVSAKTRQKVEAAMAELNYIPNRVAQQLAGKQTPLIGVATSNLALHAPSQIVAAIKSRADQSGASVVIAMVERHGVDACKAAVHNLLAQRVTGLIINYPLDEDDAIAVAATCGTVPVLFLDVSDLSPINSIIFSHDDGARLGVEHLVQNGHQRIALLAGPRSSVSARLRLAGWHKYLARYQLQPVAEQEGDWSAMSGFLQTQHMLSAGIIPGAMLVANDQMALGAMRAISEFGLRVASDISVVGYDDTEDSACYIPPLTTIRQDFALLGQTSVDRLLQLSRGESAPGNQLLPVTLVERKTVLPPEKQHASPQALADSLIQLARQIALLPRAE from the coding sequence GTGAAACCGGTAACGCTATACGATGTTGCAGACCACGCAGGGGTCTCCTATCAGACCGTCTCCCGCGTGGTAAATCAGGCGAGCCACGTTTCCGCGAAAACCCGGCAAAAAGTGGAAGCCGCCATGGCGGAGCTGAATTACATCCCCAACCGCGTCGCCCAACAACTGGCCGGAAAACAAACGCCGCTTATCGGCGTGGCAACGTCCAACCTGGCGTTGCATGCCCCTTCGCAAATTGTCGCCGCCATCAAGTCGCGCGCCGACCAGTCCGGTGCCAGCGTGGTGATTGCCATGGTTGAACGTCACGGGGTCGACGCCTGCAAAGCGGCGGTACATAACCTGCTGGCGCAACGGGTAACAGGGCTGATTATCAACTATCCCCTTGATGAAGACGATGCCATCGCCGTCGCCGCCACCTGCGGTACTGTCCCCGTTCTGTTCCTCGACGTTTCTGATCTTTCCCCGATCAACAGTATTATTTTCTCGCATGATGATGGCGCACGACTGGGTGTTGAACATCTGGTCCAGAACGGCCATCAGCGCATTGCTCTGTTAGCTGGCCCTCGTTCTTCCGTTTCGGCACGCCTGCGCCTGGCGGGCTGGCATAAATACCTTGCCCGCTATCAGTTGCAACCGGTCGCAGAACAGGAAGGCGACTGGAGCGCGATGTCCGGTTTTTTGCAGACGCAGCACATGCTCAGCGCAGGCATCATCCCCGGCGCAATGCTGGTGGCAAACGATCAGATGGCGCTGGGCGCGATGCGGGCCATCAGTGAGTTTGGTCTGCGCGTGGCGAGTGACATTTCAGTGGTGGGTTATGACGATACCGAGGACAGCGCCTGCTACATCCCGCCACTCACCACCATCAGGCAGGATTTTGCGCTTCTCGGCCAGACCAGCGTCGATCGCCTGCTGCAACTTTCCCGTGGCGAATCCGCCCCCGGTAATCAACTGCTGCCGGTCACGCTGGTAGAACGAAAAACCGTTCTGCCGCCTGAAAAACAACACGCTTCCCCCCAGGCGCTGGCGGACTCGCTGATTCAACTGGCGCGTCAGATCGCGTTATTACCTCGCGCGGAATAA
- a CDS encoding GlxA family transcriptional regulator, with product MRPVTVAIVAVEDFSPFHFSVPCIMFSEKAATKKRFEVQICAEAPGVVTSAEGFSVTARQGFAAMTAADIVIVPWWGTPALRPSQSLLDALVQARQNGAQVVGLCLGAFVLGYAGLLDGRRAATHWEFEADFQTRFPAAHLDINALYVDDDGIITSAGTAAALDCCLYLIRQRFGSTVANQIARRMIVPPHREGGQAQFIAQPVAKNTQDQRINGLLDYLRQHSHEQHDLDSLAQKVMMSRRTLTRHFMKATGSSVAEWLINERLRRSQELLESSRLPVERIAGEVGFLSPVTWRQHFKSRFGVSPAEWRKTFQGVAS from the coding sequence ATGCGCCCCGTTACCGTCGCGATCGTCGCCGTTGAAGATTTTAGTCCGTTTCACTTCTCGGTGCCGTGCATCATGTTCAGTGAAAAAGCGGCAACGAAGAAACGCTTTGAGGTGCAGATTTGCGCTGAAGCCCCCGGCGTGGTCACCTCTGCGGAAGGCTTTTCCGTTACCGCCCGCCAGGGATTTGCAGCGATGACGGCGGCGGATATCGTGATTGTCCCCTGGTGGGGAACCCCCGCGCTCCGCCCGTCGCAGTCGCTGCTTGATGCGCTGGTTCAGGCCCGACAAAACGGCGCCCAGGTGGTCGGGTTATGCCTTGGCGCATTTGTGCTCGGTTACGCAGGACTGCTGGATGGCCGGCGCGCCGCCACCCACTGGGAGTTTGAAGCCGATTTTCAGACGCGTTTTCCCGCCGCGCACCTGGACATCAACGCCCTGTACGTCGACGATGATGGCATCATCACCTCAGCCGGTACCGCCGCCGCGCTAGACTGTTGTCTGTATCTCATCCGCCAGCGGTTTGGCAGTACGGTGGCGAATCAGATTGCGCGCCGGATGATTGTGCCACCGCATCGCGAGGGGGGTCAGGCCCAGTTTATTGCCCAACCGGTGGCGAAAAATACCCAGGATCAACGGATTAACGGCCTGCTGGACTACCTCCGCCAGCACAGCCACGAACAGCACGATCTGGATTCGCTGGCGCAAAAGGTGATGATGAGTCGCCGCACCCTGACCCGTCACTTTATGAAAGCCACTGGCTCAAGCGTTGCAGAATGGCTGATCAATGAACGTCTGCGCCGCAGCCAGGAACTGCTGGAATCCTCCCGGCTTCCCGTCGAGCGTATCGCCGGAGAAGTCGGGTTTCTGTCTCCGGTGACCTGGCGTCAGCATTTTAAGTCCCGCTTCGGCGTCAGCCCGGCAGAATGGCGAAAAACCTTTCAGGGTGTGGCATCATAG
- a CDS encoding MBL fold metallo-hydrolase, with protein sequence MNITLIRNATQLITFGGKTFLVDPMLAPQGAYPGFPGTARADIRNPTVELPCDIDTLLQADALIVTHLHADHWDEVAAKVVPKEKPIYVQNDQDAQILREQGFSQLTVLTDDTRLGEISLRKTGGQHGSDRLYAIPAMAERLGDACGIIFQHPQEKTLYLVGDTIWRDEVEANMVSFQPDVVVLNAGFAHVIGFGAIIMGAEDVLKTHFVLPDAQIVAIHMEAVNHCLLTRAALREYARDNQIAEYVRVPEDGETLTF encoded by the coding sequence ATGAACATTACCCTTATTCGCAACGCCACCCAGTTGATTACCTTTGGCGGCAAAACCTTTCTTGTCGATCCGATGCTCGCCCCTCAAGGCGCATATCCCGGTTTTCCCGGCACGGCGCGGGCCGACATCCGTAATCCGACGGTGGAACTTCCGTGCGACATCGACACCCTGTTACAGGCCGATGCCCTGATTGTCACCCATCTCCATGCGGATCACTGGGACGAGGTCGCCGCAAAGGTCGTGCCGAAAGAGAAGCCGATTTATGTGCAAAACGACCAGGATGCGCAAATCCTGCGGGAACAGGGTTTCAGTCAACTCACCGTGCTGACCGACGATACCCGATTGGGTGAGATCTCCCTGCGCAAAACTGGCGGTCAGCACGGCTCCGACCGGCTGTACGCCATTCCCGCCATGGCTGAGCGGTTGGGCGATGCCTGCGGGATTATTTTCCAGCATCCACAGGAAAAAACGCTGTATCTGGTCGGCGATACGATCTGGCGCGATGAGGTTGAAGCCAATATGGTTTCTTTCCAGCCGGATGTGGTGGTCCTCAATGCCGGGTTTGCGCATGTGATCGGTTTTGGCGCCATTATCATGGGGGCAGAAGATGTGCTGAAAACCCACTTCGTTCTGCCCGACGCGCAGATTGTGGCGATTCACATGGAGGCGGTAAACCACTGCCTGCTGACACGCGCGGCGCTCAGGGAATACGCGCGCGATAACCAGATTGCAGAATATGTCCGGGTGCCGGAAGATGGAGAAACCCTGACGTTTTAA
- the mmuM gene encoding homocysteine S-methyltransferase, translating into MSQHNPLSALLDKQDFLLLDGALATELEARGCHLADSLWSAKILLENPELIREVHLDYFRAGAQCAITASYQATPAGFAACGFDEAQAKALIGKSVELARKAREAYLAENSQAGTLLVAGSVGPYGAFLADGSEYRGDYALSREAFQTFHRPRVEALLDAGADLLACETLPNFAEIQALAALLTAYPRARVWFSFTLRDSEHLSDGTPLREVVTFLEHYPQVVAMGINCIALEQATAALQHLYGITALPLVVYPNSGEYYDASSKSWHHHDESCVRLADYLPQWQAAGAKLIGGCCRTTPKDIAALNAQR; encoded by the coding sequence ATGTCGCAACATAATCCGTTAAGCGCCCTTCTGGATAAGCAGGATTTCCTGTTGCTGGATGGCGCACTGGCGACGGAGCTGGAAGCGCGTGGGTGTCATCTGGCCGACAGCCTGTGGTCAGCGAAAATCCTGCTGGAAAACCCGGAGCTCATCCGCGAAGTACACCTGGACTATTTTCGGGCGGGGGCGCAGTGCGCCATTACCGCCAGCTATCAGGCGACGCCAGCGGGATTTGCCGCCTGCGGCTTTGATGAGGCGCAGGCGAAAGCGCTGATTGGTAAAAGTGTCGAACTGGCGCGTAAAGCGCGTGAGGCGTATCTGGCAGAAAATTCGCAGGCGGGCACGCTGCTGGTCGCCGGTTCCGTCGGGCCTTACGGCGCGTTTCTGGCTGATGGTTCGGAGTATCGTGGAGATTACGCGCTGAGCCGCGAAGCCTTTCAGACGTTCCACCGTCCGCGCGTGGAGGCGTTGCTGGATGCCGGGGCCGATCTGCTGGCCTGCGAAACGCTACCGAATTTTGCCGAGATTCAGGCGCTGGCGGCGTTGTTAACCGCATATCCACGTGCGCGGGTGTGGTTCTCTTTTACCCTGCGCGATAGCGAGCATCTGAGCGACGGCACGCCGCTGCGCGAGGTTGTGACGTTTCTCGAACATTATCCGCAGGTGGTGGCGATGGGGATCAACTGTATTGCCCTGGAACAGGCCACCGCCGCTTTGCAGCATCTGTACGGCATAACGGCGCTGCCGCTGGTGGTCTATCCGAACAGCGGAGAGTATTACGATGCGAGCAGCAAAAGCTGGCATCACCACGATGAATCATGTGTGCGCCTGGCGGATTACCTGCCGCAGTGGCAGGCTGCCGGGGCGAAGTTGATTGGCGGGTGCTGTCGCACCACACCAAAGGATATCGCCGCGTTGAACGCGCAACGTTGA